In Castanea sativa cultivar Marrone di Chiusa Pesio chromosome 6, ASM4071231v1, a single window of DNA contains:
- the LOC142638873 gene encoding scarecrow-like protein 32, whose product MRVKQTRPHSSSLSSLNFQGRHASPINRNLTLSYFFFINYLPNIAAMKAELRGNTSVSLKNPNLFNNTLHSPLSGALNGCLGSLDGACLEKLLLHCASALETNDVTLAQQVMWVLNNVASSVGDPNQRLASWFLRALISRASRVCPTAMNFNGSSTIQRRLMSVTELAGYVDLIPWHRFGFCASNSAILNAIQGFPRVHILDFSITHCMQWPTLIDTLAKRPEGPPSLRITVPSSRPPVPPLLNVSTEEVGLRLGNFAKFRDVPFEFRVFDNSSSPSTLDEVVKCKESPSFHFESLLAHLNPSTLNLRDDEALVINCQHWLRYLSDEQNGSPHGASLRDTFLDIIKSLNPQIIVVVDEDSDLSASSLTSRITTCFNYLWIPFDALETFLPKESCQRMEYESDIGHKIENIISFEGFQRIERLESGIKLCQRMTNSGWVSIPFCEETVKEVKDLLDEHASGWGMKKEEDMLVLTWKGHNSVFATAWIPNGLDD is encoded by the coding sequence ATGCGTGTCAAACAAACAAGACCACATAGTTCCTCCCTCTCTTCCCTGAACTTCCAAGGCCGCCATGCAAGTCCAATCAACAGAAACCTAACTCTTTCCTACTTTTTCTTCATCAATTATTTACCAAACATAGCAGCCATGAAAGCTGAACTGAGAGGAAACACGTCTGTTTCTCTAAAAAACCCTAATCTCTTCAACAACACCCTTCACAGTCCTCTTTCAGGTGCCCTTAATGGGTGTCTCGGAAGCCTTGATGGAGCTTGTTTAGAAAAGCTTTTACTTCACTGTGCGAGTGCTCTAGAGACCAACGATGTTACTTTGGCTCAGCAAGTTATGTGGGTGCTAAACAATGTTGCTTCTTCTGTTGGTGACCCTAACCAAAGGCTTGCTTCTTGGTTTTTGAGGGCACTAATCTCAAGGGCCTCTAGGGTTTGCCCAACAGCGATGAATTTTAATGGAAGCAGCACCATTCAAAGGAGGTTGATGTCGGTGACCGAGCTAGCCGGGTATGTTGATCTAATCCCTTGGCATCGGTTCGGCTTTTGTGCATCAAATAGTGCCATTTTGAATGCAATTCAAGGGTTTCCAAGGGTTCATATCTTAGATTTTAGCATCACTCATTGTATGCAATGGCCTACTCTCATCGACACGCTGGCTAAAAGGCCAGAAGGTCCTCCTTCACTTCGAATCACAGTGCCCTCTAGTAGGCCACCGGTCCCTCCTTTACTTAATGTATCAACTGAAGAAGTGGGCCTTCGTTTGGGAAATTTTGCTAAGTTTAGGGATGTTCCTTTTGAATTTCGTGTCTTTGATAATTCATCCTCTCCATCTACATTAGATGAAGTAGTTAAGTGCAAAGAGTCACCTAGTTTTCACTTTGAATCTCTATTGGCCCATTTGAATCCTTCCACTCTAAACCTTAGGGATGATGAAGCTTTGGTAATAAATTGCCAACACTGGCTACGTTATTTGTCTGATGAGCAAAATGGGAGTCCTCATGGTGCTTCATTGAGAGACACTTTCCTAGATATAATTAAAAGCCTTAACCCTCAAATTATAGTGGTAGTTGATGAAGATTCTGATCTTAGTGCTTCAAGTCTCACATCAAGAATTACCACTTGCTTTAATTACCTATGGATACCCTTTGATGCCTTGGAAACTTTCTTGCCCAAAGAAAGTTGCCAAAGGATGGAATATGAATCCGATATTGGtcataaaattgaaaacattattAGTTTTGAAGGGTTTCAAAGAATAGAGAGGTTAGAGTCTGGCATTAAATTGTGCCAAAGAATGACTAACTCTGGTTGGGTAAGCATTCCGTTCTGCGAAGAGACTGTGAAGGAAGTGAAGGACTTGCTTGATGAACATGCCAGTGGATGGGGcatgaagaaggaagaagatatgtTGGTCCTCACATGGAAGGGTCATAACTCAGTCTTTGCCACGGCTTGGATCCCAAATGGGTTGGACGATTAA